In bacterium, one genomic interval encodes:
- a CDS encoding indole-3-glycerol phosphate synthase, whose amino-acid sequence KVAESGIGSGSDVARLAKAGFDAFLIGESLLLADDAAAKLAELLSA is encoded by the coding sequence CAAAGTAGCCGAGAGCGGCATCGGCTCGGGTTCGGACGTCGCCCGGCTCGCGAAGGCCGGGTTCGATGCCTTCCTGATCGGCGAGTCGCTGCTGCTCGCGGACGACGCGGCCGCGAAACTGGCCGAGTTGCTTTCGGCTTAA
- a CDS encoding phosphoribosylanthranilate isomerase, translating into MKNVRIKICGITCVEDAEAAVDLGADFIGLNFWSKSPRRLEAVRGREIAEAVRGRTSLVGVFVNQAQPEVEKVATTVGLDLIQFHGDETPEDLVPWGERAMKAVRFSGELDPEALDDYKTVWGFLIEPQRDSYGGTGRSWNYSKARRLPRHKPFLLAGGLRPENVGQAIEACSPWGVDVCSGIESEPGVKDAQAMWKFFSEVNLATG; encoded by the coding sequence ATGAAGAACGTTCGCATCAAGATCTGTGGCATCACCTGTGTCGAAGACGCCGAAGCGGCGGTGGATCTCGGGGCCGACTTCATCGGCCTCAACTTCTGGAGCAAGAGCCCGCGGCGACTCGAGGCTGTCCGCGGCCGTGAGATCGCCGAGGCGGTTCGCGGCAGGACTTCGCTCGTGGGCGTCTTCGTCAATCAGGCGCAGCCGGAAGTGGAGAAGGTCGCGACCACCGTCGGGCTCGATCTCATACAGTTCCACGGCGATGAGACTCCCGAGGATCTCGTGCCCTGGGGCGAACGGGCGATGAAGGCGGTCCGCTTCTCCGGCGAGCTCGACCCCGAGGCTCTGGACGACTACAAGACCGTCTGGGGATTCCTGATCGAGCCGCAGCGGGATTCCTATGGCGGCACCGGCAGGTCGTGGAACTACTCGAAGGCGCGCCGGTTGCCGCGCCACAAGCCGTTCCTGCTCGCCGGGGGCCTGCGTCCCGAGAACGTCGGCCAGGCGATCGAAGCCTGCAGCCCCTGGGGCGTCGACGTATGTTCGGGGATCGAATCCGAGCCCGGAGTCAAAGACGCCCAGGCGATGTGGAAGTTCTTCTCGGAGGTGAATCTTGCCACCGGCTGA
- the trpB gene encoding tryptophan synthase subunit beta, translating to MAPLAELERAYDKFSRRRRFRKRLEIFLRDFAGRPTPLYLAERLTDHYGGARIYLKREDLLHTGAHKINNALGQVLLANEMGKRRIIAETGAGQHGVATATAAALLGLECVVYMGEEDMRRQRVNVDRMRLLGAEVAAVDAGARTLKDAINEALRDWVTNVHTTHYVLGSVLGPDPYPRMVRDFHRVIGVEAKKQLKKQAGRGWPDLAIACVGGGSNAIGMFSAFIDDPRVRLIGVEAGGIGEALGEHAARFSGGSLGVLHGTRTLLLQDEDGQVAATHSVSAGLDYPAVGPEHVELKDRGRTEYTSATDEEAVAAFHLLSRIEGILPALESAHALAEVARHAPKLSQDKIILVNLSGRGDKDLELVMEYDRDENRGSSG from the coding sequence ATGGCGCCGCTGGCCGAGCTCGAGCGCGCTTACGACAAGTTCTCTCGGAGACGGCGCTTTCGAAAACGCCTCGAGATCTTTCTGCGCGACTTCGCGGGCCGCCCGACGCCGCTCTATCTGGCGGAGCGTCTGACCGATCACTATGGCGGCGCCAGGATCTACCTCAAGCGAGAGGATCTTCTTCATACCGGGGCGCACAAGATCAACAACGCTCTCGGGCAGGTGCTGCTGGCTAACGAGATGGGCAAGCGGCGCATCATCGCCGAAACCGGGGCAGGCCAGCACGGTGTTGCGACCGCGACCGCCGCGGCTCTGCTTGGCCTCGAGTGCGTCGTCTACATGGGCGAAGAAGACATGCGGCGGCAGCGGGTCAACGTCGACCGCATGCGTCTGCTCGGGGCCGAGGTCGCGGCGGTCGATGCCGGCGCCCGGACGCTCAAGGACGCCATCAACGAGGCGCTTCGCGACTGGGTCACCAACGTCCACACGACCCACTACGTGCTCGGGTCGGTGCTCGGCCCCGATCCCTATCCGCGCATGGTGCGCGATTTTCATCGGGTGATCGGCGTCGAGGCCAAGAAGCAGTTGAAGAAACAGGCTGGCCGCGGCTGGCCGGATCTGGCGATCGCCTGCGTTGGCGGCGGCTCCAATGCCATCGGTATGTTCTCGGCTTTCATCGACGATCCCCGGGTGCGGCTGATCGGTGTCGAAGCCGGAGGGATTGGCGAGGCGCTGGGTGAGCATGCGGCGCGCTTTTCCGGAGGCTCGCTCGGCGTCCTTCACGGAACCAGGACTCTTCTGCTCCAGGACGAGGACGGCCAGGTCGCCGCGACGCATTCGGTCTCCGCGGGGCTCGACTACCCGGCCGTGGGTCCGGAGCATGTCGAACTGAAAGATCGGGGACGGACCGAGTACACCTCCGCGACCGATGAGGAGGCCGTGGCGGCGTTTCATCTGCTTTCCAGAATCGAAGGGATCCTGCCCGCGCTGGAATCCGCCCACGCGTTGGCCGAAGTGGCGAGACACGCGCCGAAGCTCTCGCAGGACAAGATCATTCTGGTCAATCTCTCGGGCCGCGGTGACAAAGACCTCGAGTTGGTCATGGAGTACGACCGGGATGAGAACCGAGGGAGCTCCGGATGA
- a CDS encoding tryptophan synthase subunit alpha produces MSAVGTGAIGDAFLRSEAEKRAAFIPYITAGDPDLETSAELLGVLADSGADVIELGVPFSDPIADGIVNQRAANRALASGTTLSGILELVSRTRERVGVPIVLFTYFNPLHARGLELFAEQASSSGVDGVLCVDLPPAEAAADYLPALRSSGVDTVFLLSPTSDRRRILEVEEASTGFVYYVSRAGVTGTRSELPPELLKEVKRLRRKVRLPLAVGFGISSPEQARAVGKVADGVVVGSALVRVVEENAGSSALTGAFGRKALELANAIG; encoded by the coding sequence ATGAGCGCGGTCGGCACGGGCGCCATCGGCGATGCCTTCCTGCGCTCGGAGGCGGAGAAGAGAGCGGCCTTTATTCCCTACATCACGGCCGGTGACCCGGACCTCGAGACCTCGGCCGAGCTGCTGGGCGTGCTCGCCGATTCGGGCGCCGACGTTATCGAGTTGGGGGTCCCGTTCAGCGATCCGATCGCCGACGGCATCGTCAATCAAAGGGCCGCGAACCGGGCTCTGGCATCCGGTACGACCCTGTCGGGCATCCTGGAGCTCGTCAGCCGAACTCGAGAGCGAGTTGGCGTGCCCATCGTGCTCTTCACCTATTTCAATCCGCTGCACGCTCGCGGCCTGGAGCTGTTTGCCGAGCAGGCGTCGTCGTCGGGCGTCGACGGCGTCCTCTGCGTCGATCTACCGCCGGCGGAAGCGGCAGCCGACTATCTGCCGGCCCTGAGGAGCTCGGGGGTCGACACCGTGTTCCTGCTTTCCCCGACCAGTGACCGCCGTCGGATTCTGGAGGTGGAGGAAGCCTCGACCGGCTTTGTCTACTACGTCTCACGGGCCGGCGTCACCGGAACCCGATCGGAGCTGCCCCCCGAGCTACTGAAGGAGGTGAAGCGCCTGCGCCGCAAGGTGAGGCTGCCGCTGGCGGTTGGCTTCGGCATTTCGAGCCCCGAGCAGGCGAGGGCCGTGGGCAAGGTGGCGGACGGGGTGGTTGTCGGCAGCGCCCTGGTCCGAGTCGTAGAAGAAAACGCCGGCAGCAGCGCTCTGACCGGGGCCTTTGGTCGCAAGGCCCTGGAGCTTGCCAACGCGATCGGTTAG
- a CDS encoding phospholipase: protein MNESKILKVATQVHGRALLRHASVSPAPLLVGFHGYGENAERLLEAIVEIPGISKWHVVVVQALHPFYNSKTGEVVASWMTKVDRDLAIQDNIKYVARALDEAKKSLDLEEPTAFLGFSQGTAMAYRAAGAAGHGCDGLIALAGDAPVEIADESAQALSRVLIGRGTADTWYDEAKMESDVARLQGRGTRVETCVFEGGHEWTAQFRRAARDFLQSLLG, encoded by the coding sequence GTGAACGAGTCCAAGATCCTCAAGGTTGCCACCCAGGTCCATGGCCGGGCTCTATTGCGCCACGCTTCGGTCTCGCCGGCGCCTCTGCTGGTGGGCTTCCATGGTTACGGCGAGAACGCCGAGCGTCTGTTGGAAGCAATCGTCGAGATTCCCGGCATCTCCAAGTGGCACGTCGTGGTGGTGCAGGCGCTGCACCCCTTCTACAATTCCAAGACCGGAGAGGTCGTTGCAAGCTGGATGACCAAGGTAGATCGCGATCTGGCGATCCAGGACAACATCAAATACGTTGCCCGCGCGCTCGACGAGGCCAAGAAGAGCCTCGACCTCGAAGAACCGACGGCTTTCCTCGGCTTTTCCCAGGGGACGGCGATGGCGTACCGGGCAGCCGGAGCTGCGGGCCACGGCTGCGACGGGTTGATCGCCCTGGCCGGTGACGCGCCGGTAGAGATTGCCGACGAGTCGGCGCAGGCGCTGTCGCGAGTTCTGATCGGACGCGGCACCGCGGATACCTGGTACGACGAGGCCAAGATGGAAAGCGATGTCGCCCGGCTTCAGGGTCGCGGGACTCGCGTCGAGACCTGCGTCTTCGAAGGGGGCCACGAGTGGACGGCCCAGTTTCGACGGGCGGCTCGCGACTTCCTCCAATCGCTCCTCGGTTAG
- a CDS encoding MFS transporter, whose translation MAPPRSEVGYLELLRDNVAYRRLWYGAVASDLGDWFSTIAIYLLIEQLTGSPFALGLVFVIKMLPFALASPIAGLVADRVSRKWLMIFADVARALFALGLLLVREPGHVWLLYTLSALQMIAAAFFIPARSAAIPNIASENEILTANALSASTWSALLAVGAALGGFVTEWIGIRGVFILDGVTYLVSAFFIYRTVIPQRTERATGGALVATAVRDVVSGWQHMRDRPRVGRIAFTKAAWSLGGGALVYMLALLGPILAPATPALGIGWLYALRGVGTGIGPIAARVYIPDRSLWPAMMGIGIAVTGVLYLVLGRMVWTWWVLIPVVLAHTTSGANWVTSTVLLQERTEDRFRGRVFATEWLLITLSDTVSILVASILLERGVVDLRQGFLFFAAVQVVCGVVWLATVARQEARFDRG comes from the coding sequence GTGGCTCCCCCGCGTTCCGAGGTGGGCTATCTCGAGCTGCTGCGCGACAACGTCGCGTATCGCCGGCTCTGGTACGGAGCGGTTGCGTCCGATCTCGGGGATTGGTTCTCGACCATCGCCATCTATCTGTTGATCGAGCAGCTCACCGGTTCGCCGTTCGCGCTCGGTCTGGTTTTCGTCATCAAGATGTTGCCGTTCGCCCTGGCCTCGCCGATCGCCGGCCTGGTCGCCGATCGAGTGTCGCGCAAGTGGCTGATGATCTTCGCCGACGTCGCCCGAGCGCTCTTCGCCCTCGGGCTGCTTCTGGTACGAGAGCCCGGGCACGTCTGGTTGCTCTACACCCTGAGCGCCCTGCAGATGATCGCGGCCGCGTTCTTCATCCCGGCGCGGAGTGCGGCGATTCCCAACATCGCGAGCGAAAACGAAATCCTGACCGCAAACGCACTGTCTGCTTCGACCTGGTCGGCGCTCCTGGCCGTCGGAGCGGCCCTGGGCGGCTTCGTGACCGAATGGATCGGGATCCGGGGAGTCTTCATCCTCGACGGCGTGACCTATCTGGTCTCGGCCTTCTTCATCTACCGAACCGTGATCCCTCAACGTACCGAAAGGGCCACAGGGGGAGCGCTCGTCGCGACCGCGGTGCGAGACGTGGTGTCGGGATGGCAGCACATGAGGGATCGACCCCGAGTCGGCCGGATTGCGTTCACCAAGGCCGCGTGGTCGCTGGGAGGGGGAGCCCTGGTTTACATGCTGGCGTTGTTGGGACCGATCCTGGCGCCGGCGACGCCGGCACTCGGCATCGGATGGCTCTATGCCCTTCGAGGTGTGGGCACGGGGATTGGGCCGATCGCGGCTCGGGTCTACATTCCCGATCGAAGCCTGTGGCCGGCGATGATGGGCATCGGAATCGCGGTTACCGGCGTGCTCTATCTGGTGCTCGGAAGGATGGTGTGGACCTGGTGGGTCCTGATCCCCGTCGTTCTTGCGCACACCACCAGCGGCGCCAACTGGGTGACCTCGACGGTGCTGCTTCAAGAGCGCACCGAAGATCGATTCCGTGGCCGGGTGTTTGCAACCGAGTGGCTCTTGATCACGCTCTCGGATACGGTCTCGATTCTCGTCGCCAGCATCCTGCTCGAGCGCGGCGTGGTCGACCTGCGCCAGGGGTTTCTGTTCTTCGCCGCCGTTCAGGTGGTCTGTGGTGTCGTTTGGCTCGCGACCGTGGCCAGGCAAGAGGCGCGTTTCGACCGAGGTTGA
- a CDS encoding sodium:calcium symporter, producing MAGNAVGLGNFLRFPVQAAQNGGGTFMIPYFVSFLILGIPMMWIEWGVGRYGGSHGHGSVPGMFDRLTDRKKKWAKYFGVTGVVMPLIVFIYYTFIVSWMLAMSFFSLTGDYFGLGDVDEMRGYLASYQDIFNGSYSGPLMTLLFFAVTFVFIGWVLRRGLAGGIEKLALIGMPILFIFAFLLLARVLTLPEMAASPAEGLNFIWNPDWGKLGDARVWLAAAGQMFFTLSVGMGSIQTYASYLKKDDDIALTGLSTAATNEFAEVVLGGTIAIPAAVVFFGVAGATAIAQGGTFDLGIVAMGVVFQGLPGPEILGKLAAFLWFFLLFIAGITSSVALASPTIAFLQDEMKFTRAKAAKTVTVIALLLGMFHILFYRNGVMFEWDYWAGTFGLVVFAAIEIVLFAYIFGIDRGWDELHRGADINIPAFYKPVMKYVTPLFLFTLLGWWTVTEAVPELLMENVSDPAEIPYRWLSRALMVLLVVIGLYLIKRSWAGKAGEEA from the coding sequence ATGGCGGGCAACGCCGTCGGTCTCGGCAATTTCTTGCGATTCCCGGTGCAGGCCGCGCAGAACGGCGGCGGCACCTTCATGATTCCGTACTTCGTCTCGTTTCTGATTCTCGGCATTCCGATGATGTGGATCGAATGGGGCGTCGGGCGCTATGGCGGCTCGCACGGCCACGGCTCGGTGCCGGGCATGTTCGACCGGCTCACCGACCGCAAGAAGAAGTGGGCCAAGTACTTTGGCGTGACCGGTGTCGTCATGCCGCTGATCGTGTTTATCTACTACACCTTCATCGTGTCGTGGATGCTCGCGATGAGCTTCTTCAGTCTCACCGGCGACTACTTCGGCCTCGGCGATGTCGACGAGATGCGCGGGTATCTGGCCTCCTACCAGGACATCTTCAATGGCTCTTACTCGGGACCGCTGATGACCCTTCTGTTCTTCGCGGTGACGTTCGTCTTCATCGGCTGGGTCCTGAGACGAGGCCTTGCCGGAGGCATCGAGAAGCTGGCACTCATCGGCATGCCGATTCTCTTCATCTTCGCCTTTCTGCTCCTGGCACGCGTCCTCACGCTCCCTGAGATGGCAGCTTCACCGGCGGAAGGCCTCAATTTCATCTGGAACCCCGACTGGGGCAAGCTGGGTGACGCCCGGGTCTGGCTGGCGGCAGCCGGTCAGATGTTCTTCACTCTCTCGGTCGGCATGGGCAGCATTCAGACCTACGCTTCGTACCTGAAAAAGGACGATGACATAGCCCTCACCGGCCTCTCGACCGCGGCCACCAACGAGTTTGCCGAGGTCGTGCTGGGCGGCACGATCGCCATTCCGGCGGCGGTGGTTTTCTTCGGAGTGGCGGGCGCGACCGCGATTGCCCAGGGCGGTACCTTTGATCTGGGCATCGTGGCGATGGGCGTCGTCTTTCAGGGCCTGCCGGGGCCCGAGATCCTGGGTAAGCTGGCGGCGTTTCTCTGGTTCTTCCTGCTCTTCATCGCGGGCATCACTTCGAGCGTTGCCCTGGCGAGCCCGACCATCGCCTTCCTCCAGGACGAGATGAAGTTCACGCGCGCCAAGGCCGCCAAGACGGTCACCGTGATTGCCCTGCTACTGGGAATGTTCCACATTCTCTTCTACCGCAATGGCGTCATGTTTGAGTGGGACTACTGGGCCGGCACCTTCGGTCTAGTTGTTTTCGCGGCGATCGAGATCGTTCTGTTCGCCTACATCTTCGGCATCGACCGCGGCTGGGACGAGCTCCACAGGGGAGCGGACATCAACATCCCAGCCTTCTACAAGCCGGTGATGAAGTACGTCACGCCGCTCTTCCTGTTCACCCTGCTGGGGTGGTGGACGGTCACCGAGGCGGTTCCGGAGCTTCTGATGGAGAACGTCAGCGATCCGGCGGAAATCCCCTACCGCTGGCTCAGCCGGGCCTTGATGGTCCTGCTGGTGGTGATCGGGCTGTATCTGATCAAACGCTCATGGGCTGGGAAGGCCGGAGAGGAGGCTTAG
- a CDS encoding CBS domain-containing protein: MFLRRFQVLRAFGIPIYLDLSWFVIALLISWSLADNLFPNSLPGQSTATYWTLGIVASLGLFVSIVLHELAHALVARQFAVPIRGITLFIFGGVAEMEEEPPSARAEFLVAIAGPIASVGIAAACFGLAAISDGKQALSTVFGFLAGLNLILVIFNMIPAFPLDGGRVLRSILWHLRKDLPWATRVTSSIGSAFGIVLIALGLYRALFGGDLIGGLWSFMIGMFLRNAALMSYRHVLMRRALEGEPVARFMITDPIAVPRSIPVADLVRSYVYKHHFKMFPVVEGDRLLGCVTTRAIKRLPQEEWHRQSVNSILEPCSPDNTIAPDADAMHALARMSKSGVSRLMVVEGDRLIGIVALKDLLRFLSLKVELEGGNGTA; the protein is encoded by the coding sequence ATGTTCTTAAGACGGTTCCAAGTACTCCGGGCCTTCGGGATTCCGATCTACCTCGATCTGAGCTGGTTCGTCATCGCGCTTCTGATCTCGTGGTCACTGGCCGACAATCTCTTCCCCAACAGCCTGCCCGGACAGAGCACGGCGACCTACTGGACCCTCGGGATCGTGGCCTCCCTGGGGCTGTTCGTCTCCATCGTCCTGCACGAGCTCGCCCACGCCCTCGTCGCTCGACAGTTCGCGGTTCCCATACGGGGGATCACCCTGTTCATCTTCGGCGGCGTGGCCGAGATGGAAGAGGAGCCGCCGAGCGCACGAGCCGAATTCCTGGTTGCAATCGCCGGTCCGATCGCGTCGGTCGGCATTGCCGCGGCCTGCTTCGGTCTCGCTGCCATTTCGGATGGCAAGCAAGCCCTTTCGACGGTATTTGGTTTCCTCGCCGGGCTCAATCTGATTCTGGTCATCTTCAACATGATCCCGGCGTTTCCGCTCGATGGCGGCCGAGTGTTGCGCTCGATTCTGTGGCACCTGCGCAAGGACCTACCCTGGGCGACCCGCGTGACGTCGTCGATCGGATCGGCCTTCGGCATCGTCCTCATCGCTCTCGGTCTGTACCGCGCCCTCTTCGGTGGCGATCTGATCGGCGGACTGTGGAGCTTCATGATCGGGATGTTCCTGCGCAACGCCGCCCTGATGTCGTATCGCCACGTGCTGATGCGACGGGCCCTCGAAGGCGAGCCGGTAGCGCGTTTCATGATCACCGACCCGATCGCCGTACCGCGCTCGATTCCGGTCGCGGACCTCGTGCGGAGCTACGTCTACAAACATCACTTCAAGATGTTCCCGGTAGTCGAGGGCGACCGACTGTTGGGGTGTGTGACCACTCGCGCCATCAAGCGGCTGCCTCAAGAGGAGTGGCACCGCCAAAGCGTGAACTCGATCCTCGAACCTTGCTCGCCCGACAACACGATCGCTCCCGATGCCGACGCCATGCACGCGCTCGCGCGCATGAGCAAGAGTGGCGTGTCGCGCCTGATGGTGGTCGAAGGCGACCGGCTGATCGGCATCGTGGCCCTCAAGGATCTGCTCAGGTTCCTGTCGCTCAAGGTCGAGCTCGAGGGTGGGAACGGCACGGCGTAG
- a CDS encoding PspC domain-containing protein, producing MPDPTHPLKRSRRHRIIAGVCGGLAEWLGWDVTLVRVLYVLVSIFSAGFPGILAYIILWVVMPEES from the coding sequence ATGCCTGACCCGACCCACCCTCTGAAACGCTCCCGCCGGCACCGAATCATCGCGGGCGTCTGCGGAGGCCTCGCCGAATGGCTGGGCTGGGACGTCACGCTGGTGCGAGTGCTTTACGTGCTGGTATCCATCTTCTCGGCTGGCTTTCCGGGCATCCTCGCGTACATCATCCTCTGGGTGGTCATGCCCGAGGAATCTTGA
- a CDS encoding LTA synthase family protein codes for MLLPRRPPGSLSTLLVTLLVSSVLACSGSQSRDRPRPTSQPTTTYSFSILEGSLPRLLFVGRERNADLILRNDGFNDWEGERTFFFSPRWLGLWGDQVVEEGFRTPLKERVAPGAETLVAVRIKPPRSFGLYRVKWDLQSEQSGWFAQFDRTPEAPRWVLVLPPVELFLAVLLPCLVLGTAILIHRPASSRTAGVAVAYLGLLDLIWCATSLLGKPYVLYVELAPKFWPGPKLVTFSVVAFLLLPLCFLPARLRSVAAWLLAALGALVVWAQVIYFRFFLDLASSVAALAGRQATDLGATIDFLAKPTDLWLAFDLLLALPVLWLLSKSRRDATGGRRRGVNLVLAVLAIPFFLSAAKALTTGQLQGRRNLQNLRAVSTYGLYGFQLLDAGTRIVGRWRQPAVTPEELDRVFAWFEETRPQREIGGATAGLAEGLNLIAIQVESMQEFVVDLDVEGVAVMPNLRRLRESALEFSMVLDQTSRGRSSAGDFVALASMLPVGESIAYEYPKNDYYSIAHALSDRGYTTISAIPYKGSFWNRQATHPAYGFETNLFRSGFERRGPKVGWGINDRDFLEQMVPVLDALDEPFFAWLTTLSVHYPYESFPSELKSRSMGDLEGTRLGNYLHGMSLFDRALEELAARLEDNGLLDRTVIAIWGDHASGLNRDQDFVDYFGLERPAKKFLFGRVPFMIWLPPDRSLRRLETAPAGQVDIAPTLLALMGVDPGDLALMGRNLLQESIRGRVVHPQGRWVDSEHLYLSQFADRAGACWTSTTRRAVPIPRCEAGSEDAERQLEVVFLVLQHNLQAEMSRRLASSD; via the coding sequence GTGCTCTTGCCGCGCCGTCCGCCAGGTTCCCTCAGCACTCTGCTGGTCACGCTGCTGGTGAGCTCGGTGCTGGCCTGCAGCGGCAGCCAAAGCCGCGATCGGCCGCGCCCGACGAGCCAGCCGACCACGACCTATTCGTTCTCGATCCTCGAGGGTTCACTTCCTCGCCTGTTGTTCGTGGGCCGCGAACGGAACGCGGATCTCATTTTGCGCAATGATGGCTTCAACGACTGGGAAGGAGAGCGTACCTTCTTCTTTTCTCCGCGCTGGTTGGGCCTCTGGGGAGACCAGGTGGTCGAAGAGGGGTTTCGGACTCCTCTGAAAGAACGCGTGGCTCCGGGCGCGGAGACTCTGGTCGCGGTTCGAATCAAGCCTCCCCGCAGCTTCGGCCTCTACCGGGTCAAATGGGATCTGCAGAGTGAACAGAGCGGCTGGTTTGCCCAGTTCGACCGCACGCCTGAAGCTCCTAGATGGGTCCTGGTGCTGCCGCCGGTCGAGCTCTTTCTGGCAGTGCTCCTGCCATGCCTGGTGCTCGGAACCGCCATTCTCATTCACAGACCGGCAAGCTCCCGCACCGCCGGAGTCGCCGTGGCCTACCTGGGCCTGCTCGACTTGATCTGGTGTGCGACAAGCCTCCTCGGCAAGCCCTATGTTCTCTATGTCGAGCTTGCGCCGAAGTTCTGGCCGGGACCCAAGCTGGTCACTTTCTCGGTCGTCGCGTTCCTCTTGCTTCCGCTGTGCTTCCTCCCGGCGAGGCTGCGCTCGGTAGCCGCCTGGCTCCTGGCGGCGCTGGGCGCGCTCGTGGTCTGGGCCCAGGTAATCTACTTTCGCTTCTTTCTGGATCTCGCCTCGTCGGTGGCCGCCCTCGCCGGCCGCCAGGCCACCGATCTGGGCGCCACCATCGACTTCCTGGCCAAACCCACCGACCTCTGGCTTGCCTTCGACCTGCTACTCGCGTTACCCGTTCTCTGGTTGCTTTCGAAGAGCCGGCGTGACGCGACGGGAGGCCGGCGCCGTGGGGTGAACTTGGTACTTGCGGTGCTCGCCATCCCATTCTTCCTGAGCGCCGCCAAGGCGTTGACGACCGGACAACTCCAGGGCCGCCGCAACCTTCAGAATCTGCGCGCGGTTTCAACCTACGGACTGTACGGTTTTCAGCTCCTCGATGCCGGAACGCGGATCGTGGGCCGTTGGCGGCAGCCCGCGGTCACTCCCGAGGAGCTGGACCGTGTGTTCGCCTGGTTCGAGGAGACCAGGCCCCAGAGGGAGATCGGCGGAGCCACCGCCGGTCTTGCCGAGGGCCTCAACCTGATCGCGATCCAGGTCGAGTCGATGCAGGAGTTCGTTGTCGACCTCGATGTCGAGGGTGTCGCGGTAATGCCCAATCTGCGACGACTGCGCGAAAGCGCGCTCGAGTTCTCGATGGTGCTCGATCAAACCAGTCGAGGGCGCTCTTCGGCGGGCGACTTCGTGGCGCTGGCCTCGATGCTACCGGTGGGAGAGTCGATCGCCTACGAATACCCTAAGAATGACTACTACAGTATCGCCCATGCCCTCTCGGACCGGGGCTACACGACGATCTCGGCGATCCCCTATAAGGGAAGCTTCTGGAACCGGCAGGCCACCCACCCCGCCTATGGGTTCGAGACGAATCTGTTTCGCTCCGGTTTCGAGCGCCGCGGACCGAAAGTCGGCTGGGGTATCAACGACCGCGACTTTCTCGAGCAGATGGTGCCGGTCCTGGATGCTTTGGACGAGCCCTTTTTCGCCTGGCTGACCACGCTATCCGTGCACTATCCGTACGAGTCCTTTCCGAGCGAGCTCAAGAGCCGATCCATGGGTGACCTCGAAGGAACCCGGCTCGGCAACTATCTTCACGGCATGAGTCTCTTCGACCGGGCGTTGGAAGAGCTCGCCGCCCGGCTGGAGGATAACGGCCTTCTCGACCGCACGGTCATCGCCATTTGGGGCGATCACGCGTCCGGCCTCAATCGTGACCAGGACTTCGTCGACTACTTCGGATTGGAAAGACCGGCGAAGAAGTTCCTGTTCGGCCGGGTGCCCTTCATGATCTGGCTGCCCCCGGATCGGTCTCTTCGGCGACTCGAAACCGCTCCCGCCGGCCAGGTCGATATAGCCCCCACCCTGCTCGCGCTGATGGGCGTCGACCCCGGAGACCTCGCGTTGATGGGACGCAATCTTCTCCAAGAGTCGATCCGGGGCCGGGTTGTCCACCCTCAAGGAAGATGGGTCGATTCGGAGCACCTCTATTTGAGTCAATTCGCCGACCGAGCGGGTGCCTGCTGGACGTCTACGACACGCAGGGCCGTCCCCATTCCACGCTGCGAGGCGGGTTCGGAAGACGCCGAACGCCAGCTCGAGGTCGTATTCCTGGTACTGCAGCACAACCTTCAAGCCGAGATGTCCCGGCGCCTGGCCTCGTCGGACTGA